The Apostichopus japonicus isolate 1M-3 chromosome 20, ASM3797524v1, whole genome shotgun sequence genome contains a region encoding:
- the LOC139961094 gene encoding uncharacterized protein, with the protein MAFQRIYIWLFVYIVVWSLRSWAVYGQTWTPSSLRCPCVCTYASGPQLTLALGPGSFKQVDCSYRNLYTIPNNLPSDTEVLILGNNNIKKISNLRGVTRLKYLDLSHNYISKILDGTFENNPNLQYLSLSWNELQVVSEGAFQTLGQLSRLLLSGNQLGYIPSAVKALSSLVAIDLTNNRIIKVLSNSFENLGRLQFINLRSNLIQNIQPVAFSHLPSLVNLQLSQNNINLLRPDAFLNVSRLSTLSLGYNTFKNLPSNQFVNIPSLEVIHLEGNQITRLPGSIFQSLPNLLEVNLKDNGLEILPSNIFQGRQNLQKIHLAGNEPTPPISSEMFNGLPNLISLSVSQLPMPLDSLPEQLLELTITDSSLSYIPPNFLHNLPSLETLVLSENMISDIAEGAFDGLNLLRNLDISGNYLTSVPGWMFAANFTALEKIFLQENRIERIFPEAFAGLTSLRSLTLESNLIKELPSDVFPPSLEYLQLGENPIKYLDVNVVSELTALRLFSVDSRNFQCDCLLRHFVDWLGINNVIVDGASDLRCNTPSRLRGVGLLQLNHRQLYCGPPSILTAPKAQNVTVRMGFNVTLPCSLLPHSVATLKWDTAKQNSLTMSSFYRTAYAINNYQLLSTGTLLVLNVSPLDGGTYTCTAENPAGTDIITYFVAVYQEKETTPQPPIQTTIITPISNTTAIAANGPTNLPQNTIKPTISNLNPVTQVIVNVTTVPPGAPPGSTNVTLSSTANNSIPVEITTIKPTTDSNVTLSSTANNSIPVKITTIKPTTNSVINLPTESPRTAVTNATLVDRQPSPNGTEQAPGTKSNTTHIEKLPQIGQGQNETDTRGKTGGDGQNNGNGQTTNLPPIVDGLPTKSSTTTLETGLDSLPTKDPTKPIDPCNPNPCLHRGTCQVLSQKPQDPEEDSSQFDSYSESQSNGNDLGDEIDVQPGKQSAQCTCRKKFGGPTCKIRKPEVPYQVTVLETHSDVITLEWAQKNVGNVDGYRIYYSLVGDRDMKKSMPIHRNVQSFTMEELKEESTYRICVVAFNDGGDTPVGEENCIWADTKSGSKNIMELVKTEYGIIGGGILFVIVLTMLTAICYSKGKKERDYERSVVIPRVSQSVSDLPPSNVFRRNLKPRESAFYQDDMMLLDLSRQSERKKYMNPFDSRHSIIMPDTEHINPPLGFGEGIPASLMPNNARRTLRIQEDMV; encoded by the coding sequence ATGGCATTTCAAAGAATCTACATTTGGTTATTCGTTTACATCGTCGTCTGGTCTCTGAGGTCTTGGGCAGTTTATGGCCAGACCTGGACGCCGAGTTCGCTACGATGTCCGTGTGTTTGTACGTACGCATCGGGGCCACAGCTGACCTTAGCTCTAGGGCCCGGCTCTTTCAAGCAGGTCGATTGCAGTTACCGAAACTTGTACACCATACCGAACAATTTACCCAGCGATACAGAAGTATTAATCCTgggaaataataatataaaaaaaatcagtaacCTGCGAGGTGTCACCCGGTTAAAATATTTAGATCTTTCGCATAACTACATTAGCAAGATCTTGGATGGAACTTTTGAAAACAACCCCAACCTGCAGTATCTGTCGCTGAGTTGGAACGAACTGCAAGTTGTGAGCGAGGGCGCTTTTCAAACGCTAGGCCAATTATCGAGATTACTCCTCTCCGGTAATCAGCTGGGCTACATTCCATCTGCGGTCAAAGCCTTATCGTCTCTCGTCGCCATCGATTTGACCAACAACAGAATAATAAAGGTCCTTTCAAACAGCTTTGAAAATCTCGGAAGGCTCCAGTTCATTAACCTTCGTAGTAATCTGATTCAGAACATCCAACCTGTTGCCTTCTCTCATTTGCCATCTTTAGTAAATCTTCAACTTtctcaaaataatataaacttgCTCAGACCGGACGCCTTCCTAAACGTGTCGCGTCTTTCGACGCTCTCCCTGGGCTACAACACCTTCAAGAACTTGCCCAGTAACCAGTTTGTAAATATACCATCACTCGAAGTGATTCACTTGGAAGGAAACCAGATCACACGCCTGCCAGGATCCATATTTCAATCCCTTCCAAATTTGCTGGAGGTGAACTTGAAAGACAACGGCTTGGAAATTCTTCCGTCGAACATCTTCCAGGGCAGGCAAAACTTACAGAAGATACACCTTGCTGGCAATGAACCAACCCCTCCCATCTCCAGCGAAATGTTCAATGGCTTGCCAAACCTGATTTCTTTGTCTGTCAGCCAACTGCCTATGCCATTGGACTCTCTCCCAGAGCAACTGTTGGAACTAACAATTACAGATTCCTCCCTCTCCTATATACCCCCAAACTTCCTGCACAATCTGCCGTCTCTGGAAACCTTGGTTTTATCCGAAAATATGATTTCGGATATTGCGGAGGGTGCTTTCGATGGTCTGAACCTTCTGCGTAATTTAGACATATCAGGGAACTATCTTACCAGTGTACCGGGATGGATGTTTGCAGCAAATTTTACTGCACTGGAGAAAATTTTCCTCCAAGAAAACAGAATTGAAAGGATATTTCCAGAGGCATTTGCTGGTCTAACGTCCTTAAGGTCTCTGACCTTAGAATCCAATCTGATAAAGGAATTACCCTCGGATGTCTTTCCGCCTTCGCTCGAGTATCTACAATTGGGAGAGAACCCCATTAAATACCTGGACGTAAATGTCGTCAGTGAGCTGACTGCATTGCGACTGTTTTCAGTCGATTCTAGAAATTTTCAATGCGATTGTTTACTGAGGCACTTTGTGGACTGGTTAGGTATTAATAACGTCATAGTGGACGGTGCTTCTGATTTGCGCTGTAACACCCCATCGAGGCTACGAGGGGTCGGTCTTCTGCAGTTGAATCATCGGCAACTTTACTGCGGCCCACCAAGTATCCTTACTGCTCCAAAAGCTCAAAATGTTACGGTGAGGATGGGATTCAACGTCACGTTACCATGCTCCCTCCTTCCCCATTCTGTAGCGACCTTGAAATGGGACACGGCTAAACAAAATAGTTTAACCATGTCGAGTTTCTATAGAACTGCATATGCAATCAACAACTATCAACTTCTATCGACTGGAACTCTCCTAGTACTCAACGTTTCCCCGTTGGACGGCGGGACTTATACGTGCACAGCCGAAAACCCAGCAGGGACGGATATCATCACTTACTTTGTAGCTGTGTATCAAGAGAAGGAAACCACTCCTCAACCTCCTATACAAACGACAATAATCACCCCAATCAGTAACACCACAGCTATAGCCGCGAACGGACCTACCAATCTCCCGCAAAACACAATCAAACCGACCATCAGCAATTTGAACCCTGTGACACAGGTCATTGTAAACGTTACCACTGTACCCCCTGGTGCTCCTCCCGGCTCCACCAATGTGACATTGAGCTCAACTGCCAATAACAGCATTCCTGTCGAGATAACCACCATCAAACCTACAACCGATTCCAATGTGACATTGAGCTCAACTGCCAATAACAGTATTCCTGTCAAGATAACCACCATCAAACCTACAACCAATTCAGTCATCAATCTTCCAACTGAGTCGCCGAGGACGGCAGTCACAAACGCAACACTCGTCGATCGACAGCCCTCACCAAATGGGACCGAGCAAGCGCCAGGTACCAAATCAAATACGACTCACATTGAAAAACTGCCTCAAATTGGACAAGGTCAAAACGAAACCGACACAAGAGGCAAAACTGGAGGCGATGGACAAAATAATGGAAATGGCCAGACAACCAACCTACCTCCGATTGTCGATGGACTTCCGACAAAATCTTCTACGACTACGCTGGAGACTGGCTTAGATTCTTTGCCGACAAAGGATCCAACCAAACCTATCGACCCATGCAATCCTAACCCATGTCTACATCGGGGAACGTGTCAAGTGTTATCTCAGAAGCCACAAGATCCCGAGGAGGACTCATCGCAATTTGATAGCTACAGTGAAAGCCAGAGCAATGGAAACGATCTCGGTGATGAGATCGACGTGCAGCCCGGGAAGCAGAGTGCCCAGTGCACCTGTCGCAAGAAATTTGGGGGACCCACTTGTAAGATTCGCAAACCAGAAGTGCCGTACCAGGTGACAGTACTAGAGACACACTCGGATGTCATTACGTTGGAGTGGGCGCAGAAGAACGTGGGGAACGTAGATGGTTATAGGATATACTACAGTTTAGTCGGTGACAGGGACATGAAAAAGAGTATGCCCATCCACCGCAACGTCCAATCCTTCACCATGGAGGAACTCAAAGAGGAATCCACGTACCGCATCTGCGTGGTGGCGTTCAACGACGGCGGCGACACTCCCGTCGGAGAAGAGAACTGTATCTGGGCTGACACAAAGTCCGGTTCCAAGAATATAATGGAGCTCGTAAAGACAGAGTACGGAATAATCGGAGGGGGCATATTATTTGTGATAGTGTTGACTATGCTGACTGCCATCTGTTATTCCAAAGGGAAGAAGGAAAGAGACTACGAGAGGTCGGTGGTGATTCCGAGGGTATCTCAGAGCGTCTCCGATTTACCGCCTTCCAACGTTTTCCGTCGCAACCTGAAACCGAGGGAGAGTGCATTCTATCAGGATGACATGATGCTCCTAGACCTGTCGCGCCAAAGCGAACGGAAAAAGTACATGAACCCGTTCGATTCTAGACACTCCATCATAATGCCAGATACGGAGCATATCAACCCACCCCTGGGATTCGGGGAGGGTATCCCTGCCTCTTTAATGCCTAATAATGCTAGAAGAACTTTAAGGATACAGGAAGATATGGTTTAA
- the LOC139961096 gene encoding probable G-protein coupled receptor 21 has product MDSHSSPESGMFENTTEELWTSITMATTPEYKYVIPASAVLSLSVFSLLIICCNVIVLLVYTLTNTLRVPVSVHMKSLACADLWVGVNCAVNIAFTLNNGRWPFSLFLCKLVAYLLVVSVGVSVTSLTVISVDRYLAICHPMRYRNIMSQPRARFISVMVWILTLLLYLPSNFDWFRRDQATDCTQHFRMNISISFFVIAITIIPNFIISCLSYTLIVGTLTRRHKWLRKTTENGMHPNSDSVKARHREQDKLMAKIGLAILSAFYITWLPYMVFGTVRQLGLGRPSQTAINLSLYLGISNSFLNCFIYSIANKAFRNGVKILFKRLCCCRWRRGFTVTGSSNLTVKSSSSEENRRQGIVKLNEVE; this is encoded by the coding sequence ATGGATTCTCACTCATCGCCAGAAAGTGGCATGTTTGAAAACACGACGGAGGAATTGTGGACTtctatcaccatggcaaccacaCCAGAATACAAATACGTGATCCCGGCATCAGCGGTCTTGTCCTTATCCGTTTTCTCCCTCCTCATCATCTGTTGCAACGTCATCGTCCTCCTTGTGTACACTCTGACCAATACCTTGCGTGTTCCTGTAAGCGTTCACATGAAATCGCTCGCCTGTGCAGACTTGTGGGTTGGTGTCAACTGTGCCGTGAACATTGCCTTCACGCTCAATAATGGTCGGTGGCCCTTCAGCCTGTTTCTGTGTAAATTGGTCGCATACCTCCTAGTGGTGAGTGTAGGGGTATCTGTGACCAGCCTGACCGTGATAAGCGTCGACCGGTATCTCGCTATCTGTCATCCGATGCGGTATCGGAACATCATGTCCCAGCCGAGAGCGAGGTTCATATCTGTCATGGTGTGGATCCTGACTTTGCTTTTATATCTACCATCCAATTTCGACTGGTTCAGAAGAGACCAAGCTACCGACTGCACCCAGCATTTCAGAATGAATATCAGCATCTCATTCTTCGTGATAGCTATCACGATTATTCCAAACTTTATCATCTCCTGTCTGAGTTACACTCTCATCGTGGGAACGTTGACTAGGAGGCACAAATGGTTACGGAAAACCACTGAGAATGGTATGCATCCGAACAGCGATTCCGTCAAAGCACGCCACAGAGAGCAGGACAAACTCATGGCAAAGATCGGACTGGCCATTCTCAGTGCGTTTTACATCACTTGGTTACCGTACATGGTATTCGGTACCGTCCGGCAACTGGGGTTGGGCAGACCGTCTCAAACGGCCATCAACCTCTCGCTCTACTTGGGAATCTCCAACAGCTTCCTCAACTGCTTCATATACAGCATCGCCAACAAGGCGTTCCGAAACGGAGTCAAGATATTATTCAAGAGACTCTGCTGCTGCAGATGGAGGAGAGGTTTCACAGTCACAGGGAGCAGCAACCTCACTGTCAAGAGTTCCAGCAGCGAGGAGAACCGACGTCAAGGAATAGTCAAGTTGAATGAAGTTGAATGA